CTAGAGtgcaataattaacaaaaattaaatcgtCGCTAACATTCGGCCCTTCCTGGCCAGTCAGAGCGTCCTCGGTCTGAGGCGAGCCAAGCCAAAACGTTAGGCGacgttacaaataataattttacaacaaataaataaataaatcacgtTACAACTAATGCGTGTCGCGACGCAGTAGTCAATAAGAACTGTCCCATCGAGCTTGATCGGTCGTCATTATGGCTAATAGTGGCACAATGGTCCGATTCGCGCGCTCGACCTGCCCATTGGCCTGTGGGTGACGAGTTGAGTTCAGCGTATGGCGTATGCCTCGACTTTGGCAAAATTTCCCAAACGCTTTCCCGGTGAAGCAGGTACCACGATCGCTAATGATACGTCCGGGAATGCCACGCGTGTCGCAAAATTTCGTTAACCGGTTCAGTACACCGGCGGTATCTGTGGTACGGCACGGATACAGGTGTGTGTATTTGGTTAGGTTATCCACCAGTACCAGTAGATACTTAATACCTGTGGTGCTGGTTTCAAACGGACCCAAGTGGTCGATGTGGATTACTTCAAACGGTCGCTTACCCGTCGGTATGGGATGTAGGTAACCTGGGTCTTGCCAGCGGGTACCTTATGTACTAGGCAATCCAGGCACATTTGGATGTGCTGTTTGACATATCGGCGTANNNNNNNNNNNNNNNNNNNNNNNNNNNNNNNNNNNNNNNNNNNNNNNNNNNNNNNNNNNNNNNNNNNNNNNNNNNNNNNNNNNNNNNNNNNNNNNNNNNNNNNNNNNNNNNNNNNNNNNNNNNNNNNNNNNNNNNNNNNNNNNNNNNNNNNNNNNNNNNNNNNNNNNNNNNNNNNNNNNNNNNNNNNNNNNNNNNNNNNNNNNNNNNNNNNNNNNNNNNNNNNNNNNNNNNNNNNNNNNNNNNNNNNNNNNNNNNNNNNNNNNNNNNNNNNNNNNNNNNNNNNNNNNNNNNNNNNNNNNNNNNNNNNNNNNNNNNNNNNNNNNNNNNNNNNNNNNNNNNNNNNNNNNNNNNNNNNNNNNNNNNNNNNNNNNNNNNNNNNNNNNNNNNNNNNNNNNNNNNNNNNNNNNNNNNNNNNNNNNNNNNNNNNNNNNNNNNNNNNNNNNNNNNNNNNNNNNNNNNNNNNNNNNNNNNNNNNNNNNNNNNNNNNNNNNNNNNNNNNNNNNNNNNNNNNNNNNNNNNNNNNNNNNNNNNNNNNNNNNNNNNNNNNNNNNNNNNNNNNNNNNNNNNNNNNNNNNNNNNNNNNNNNNNNNNNNNNNNNNNNNNNNNNNNNNNNNNNNNNNNNNNNNNNNNNNNNNNNNNNNNNNNNNNNNNNNNNNNNNNNNNNNNNNNNNNNNNNNNNNNNNNNNNNNNNNNNNNNNNNNNNNNNNNNNNNNNNNNNNNNNNNNNNNNNNNNNNNNNNNNNNNNNNNNNNNNNNNNNNNNNNNNNNNNNNNNNNNNNNNNNNNNNNNNNNNNNNNNNNNNNNNNNNNNNNNNNNNNNNNNNNNNNNNNNNNNNNNNNNNNNNNNNNNNNNNNNNNNNNNNNNNNNNNNNNNNNNNNNNNNNNNNNNNNNNNNNNNNNNNNNNNNNNNNNNNNNNNNNNNNNNNNNNNNNNNNNNNNNNNNNNNNNNNNNNNNNNNNNNNNNNNNNNNNNNNNNNNNNNNNNNNNNNNNNNNNNNNNNNNNNNNNNNNNNNNNNNNNNNNNNNNNNNNNNNNNNNNNNNNNNNNNNNNNNNNNNNNNNNNNNNNNNNNNNNNNNNNNNNNNNNNNNNNNNNNNNNNNNNNNNNNNNNNNNNNNNNNNNNNNNNNNNNNNNNNNNNNNNNNNNNNNNNNNNNNNNNNNNNNNNNNNNNNNNNNNNNNNNNNNNNNNNNNNNNNNNNNNNNNNNNNNNNNNNNNNNNNNNNNNNNNNNNNNNNNNNNNNNNNNNNNNNNNNNNNNNNNNNNNNNNNNNNNNNNNNNNNNNNNNNNNNNNNNNNNNNNNNNNNNNNNNNNNNNNNNNNNNNNNNNNNNNNNNNNNNNNNNNNNNNNNNNNNNNNNNNNNNNNNNNNNNNNNNNNNNNNNNNNNNNNNNNNNNNNNNNNNNNNNNNNNNNNNNNNNNNNNNNNNNNNNNNNNNNNNNNNNNNNNNNNNNNNNNNNNNNNNNNNNNNNNNNNNNNNNNNNNNNNNNNNNNNNNNNNNNNNNNNNNNNNNNNNNNNNNNNNNNNNNNNNNNNNNNNNNNNNNNNNNNNNNNNNNNNNNNNNNNNNNNNNNNNNNNNNNNNNNNNNNNNNNNNNNNNNNNNNNNNNNNNNNNNNNNNNNNNNNNNNNNNNNNNNNNNNNNNNNNNNNNNNNNNNNNNNNNNNNNNNNNNNNNNNNNNNNNNNNNNNNNNNNNNNNNNNNNNNNNNNNNNNNNNNNNNNNNNNNNNNNNNNNNNNNNNNNNNNNNNNNNNNNNNNNNNNNNNNNNNNNNNNNNNNNNNNNNNNNNNNNNNNNNNNNNNNNNNNNNNNNNNNNNNNNNNNNNNNNNNNNNNNNNNTTCCTCTGAGCGGCCGTTTGATCCAGGAGCTGTTGGGCAGCCCAGCACCCATTCAGGTAACTTGCAGGAGGTTAATCATTGCGGCGGTTGTTTGAGCGCAGGACTCAGCTGCACGCTTAGCGCCACAGGCAGCGGAACCAGGTCTGTGAGGACCCTGCTTCAGTCCAGCGCGGTCGCATGCAACGCATTTGTCAGAGGGACACTCCTTCTCCTTGTGGGACTTGTCCCCACATTTGCGGCAGGAGTCGCTCATATCAGGGCCGGAGCATCTGCCCTGAGAGTGCCCGAAGCCATGGCACTTGAAGCACCTGGTGGCTTCTGGGTGACGGATCCTAAAGCGGCAGTTAGTCCAGCCAACCCTGACGCGACTGACCTCTGTGGGTTTCGCCGATCTAGGTACTCTGACCTTGGCAACTTGTTGACCATTGGTGAGCTTCCACATGGAGGTAACAGAGATATCACCGCAAGCGGCAGCTACTTTAGCGTCACCTTTGCTCGCTTCAAGGATAGCCTTTTTGACCGCGGCCAGAACTGCATCGACAGTTGAGGTGGGTTCTAGGTCAATGACCTCCATGTCTACGCTTACTCCAGACTGGGTCACGGAAGCTTGGACACCGGCGACTTTGTCTGTCAGGGCTTTTAGGAAGGGTGCCGCAGCTTCTCTGGACTTGAGACTCTTGCCCAGATCTACCACAACGTCGCCCCCTCTAGTCTTGCGGATCCCATTGATGGTTGCCCCGTAATCGTCAGGGTTGACACCCGACTGCTGCAGGGATCTAACTGTGTCCTCATAGGTGGCGCCCGCCGGGACTTTCACAATGAGAGCTGCGCTCCGGAGAGGGGGGAGTTTCCTCGGTGTGGGGTTCGGTGCAGGGAGTGAGGGAAAAGCCTCTTTAGTACCTTTGTTTGCTGATTTCCTCCCTACCACTTCGGTCCACTGCCCTTCTGCCGCGGTCTTGGGAGCAGTGGTACTGATGTCCGATGAGGGGGAGGGTCCTGGGAGGGGAACCTTGCGGTTCCTCCTCCTCTTTTTTTTCCCTTTGATGGCGGCATCCAGGGTCTACCTCCATGCCAAGGGCGTTTTCTCGATGTTGACAGCACGTAGGGCAGGACGAGGGCTGGCCCCCAGCTGTGTCGCCGATGGTCTTAGGACTGTTAGGCCTGCTGACTTGAGTGGCTGCGCTAATGGATAGAGCAGCAGCGGCACCTGAGCTTAGCGACGTGGCCTGTAAAGTTGTAGCCATGTAGTGCAGTATCTTGTTAAGATACTTGGTTGCTGGGTCCTGGTCCCCGAGAAGGGAAGTAAGGTCCCTGAGTTTCACCGAGATGGTATTATAAATCGCCTTTGGATCGGAGGTGTCTGGGGCGACCAGATCAGCGATCTCGAATCGGTCGTCTGGCTCTCCGTTGGACCTTTTCCTAGTAGGTTCTTCCACTAGGGGGTGGGTGTCGGCGGGGTAGATCAGATGGAACTCTCCTAGTGTGTCTATGAAATAGCGTCTGCCTTCGGGGCCGTCCAACGGGCGCCCGAGTGGGTAAAGTTTGCCATCTCTTGCTTTGACCCACGGTACTTCCGTCGACGTGGTAGCGACCGGAGGGGTCGGCCCAGTGgtgggggttttttttttttttttgctgcctCCAATCATATCGTTGTGATAGTGTGCAGGAGCAAGCGGCGCATTGGTTAAATTCCCCGTGTGCAGCCGTGGGATGTCACGATTGAGAGTGAGAGTGAGTGGCAGGGCCGCCCACTTTCACCCGCGTAACGGTCGGCCGGttggccgccgccgccgcgctaCGTGTgtttgggaaaaaaaaaattaaattaatttctcacCAGTTGATGAGCTTGAGGATGGCGAGAGATCCGGAGAAATCTACGCAAAGACAAGACCCTTTGAGTCGCAGCGTTTCTCCTGTCGCTGTGGAATCGGGATATAATATAGCTTCGTACTTTTTCGAAGTTCCTGAGTTTTTGTCCAATCCGGTGGGGACCACTACCAATCGATTCCTACAGACAACACGAATTTAAAAAGCTTACGACCTAAGCCGTAGTGCCAGTCAAAGTCGAGttatcgcaaaaaaaaaaaatcagtatagTGGTATCGGGCGGCCTAGAGGTAGCCCGGCGGCAGTGTTAAAAACAAACGGCGGCCATGTAAACAAACCGGTTGTGTACAAGGGCGCGGCGCGCGTCGCCGTCGCTTAATTACTGAAACTTGAATCGTCAGAACTACGCACAGGTTGAGCCAATTTCCGCGCGGGATGCACCAAAATGACCACGAGAGTCGTAGGTAGCTCTTGGTCAAACCGCACAAAAAACGAACAGCCCTTCACTTAGTACTGAGCGAAAAACTACGGAGCGTCACTAATACGTGTTCCCGGTGTAATGTATATAACGCGACTGTAGGTAGCTAATAACtacaaaactttattataacatttatataatataataattaccttttATCAATCCCAATAAAAATTTTCTACTAGTTTCTGATGGGGTTTCGGTGAGATTGTCCGCCCAGCCATCTGTTTCTGATAACATTACATTTAGTAATGCTATTAAGACTTCTTTAAATTGAACCAAACTAGTTGATGTTATTAGTAGTTCCTCTTAcataaaaagattttaaatttttgttagtTTTGCCTTGTAGATATTTATTAcggcaaaatatttttatcacatgAGCCACATCAATTCTTAAATATACGTCTGGTAATTTTGCGTGTTGTTCAGTAGCGACTCCGTAACATTGTTCAACATAcgattttattccaaaaatttTGCAAAAGGCCATTGATATCGCTCCCAATAAGGCCATTGAAAAATCACAGACAACTTCATTTGGAGACTTTCTTGCAAATGTTTTCCATCGTGCTAgccaattaaatattgttaaagcATCTTGTTTTTCTGAAAGCATCTGTGAAATAGGAATCTgtccataatatgtatttataacgacttcatataaaaaaatgtgtgctgatagaatatttaatgatgaatgtgtagttttttaattaacccTCCTGTAGCATCAATTGAAATCCTGCATAGTTTTACATAAATCTTTGTAAATTGTAAGCTGATGNNNNNNNNNNNNNNNNNNNNNNNNNNNNNNNNNNNNNNNNNNNNNNNNNNtttttttttttgctgcctCCAATCATATCGTTGTGATAGTGTGCAGGAGCAAGCGGCGCATTGGTTAAATTCCCCGTGTGCAGCCGTGAGATGTCACGATTGAGAGTGAGAGTGAGTGGCAGGGCCGCCCACTTTCACCCGCGTAACGGTCGGCCGGttggccgccgccgccgcgctacgtgtgtttggcaaaaaaaataaaattaatttctcacCAGTTGATGAGCTTGAGGATGGCGAGAGATCCGGAGAAATCTACGCAAAGACAAGACCCTTTGTGTCACTGCGTTTCTCCTGTCGCTGTGGAATCGAGATATAATATAGCTTCGTACTTTTTCGAAGTTCCTGAGTTTTTGTCCAATCCGGTGGGACCACTACCAATCGATTCCTACAGACAACACGAATTTAAAAAGCTTACGACCTAAGCCGTAGTGCCAGTCAAAGTCGAGttatcgcaaaaaaaaaaaaaaaccagtataGTGGTATCGGGCGGCCTAGAGGTAGCCCGGCGGCAGTGTTAAAAACAAACGGCGGCCATGTAAACAAACCGGTTGTGTACAAGGGCGCGGCGCGCGTCGCCGTCGCTTAATTACTGAAACTTGAATCGTCAGAACTACGCACAGGTTGAGCCAATATCCGCGCGGGATGCACCAAAATGACCACGAGAGTCGTAGGTAGCTCTTGGCCAAACCGCACAATAAACGAACAGCCCTTCACTTAGCACTGAGCGAAAAACTACGGAGCGTCACTAATACGTGTTCCCGGTGTAATGTATATAACGCGACTGGGAGCGCGGTACCTAAAACAACAGCGGACGACCGGTGGAGGGACGGGGGATTCACAACAGACGCACACACCGCCGGTTCGACCGGTGGTGGTTCCTCCCCGCCCTGCATCTCGTCGGGTGACAAATGGAGAAGCGTGTGGTGCTTACGCGAACATTCCTTACAATTAGGTCGCGACCTACATTTCTGAATCCAATGACCTACagttaaacaattaaaacacaCCCGATTCTCACGGGCCCATTTGGTACGACCTTTTGCCGACCAAGATTTAAAACGTGTACAAACGCCTAGCGAATGTGATTCGGCACAACACGGACAACTCGCGTACCCCTTTGCCGTTACGAACGACATCGGCCGGGGACCGTTCGACTTCCCGCCGTAATCTCCCGTCTTGCGCGCTGTACCTGACGGCTTGCCCGTCTTGGACGCTGGCGCAGCCGCGGTACCAACCTTCTGCGGGTCAGTGACAAGCTCCAATATAGATACACGCGTGcgaacaaattttaataactcgCCAATTGACGGAAACTCCGCCTTGCTGCCCGATTCAAATAACTTACGCGTCGCGACAGGCAGACGTCTGAACGCGAGCGTGAATAAAATAAAGGACCCCATATTCGGTACATTGAGCGCTTCGAGTAACGAAATATTTTCGTTAAacgtacttataaaattattaaggtCCGATAACGATTCCTGCGACATAACTGGAGAGTTTAACAATTTATCTACTAATGACGTAGCAACTAATCGCGGTCGATAAAACCGCTCGGATAACACTGACAATGCGAGCACATAATTATCTGCGGACACGGGAATACCACGTAACGCGTCGGCCGCATCGCCCTTGAGACAGCTTataagataatacattttatcgttGTTGGAAATATCACGTGAATCAACCTGTTCCGTAAATCTGTCGCGAAACGTGGGCCATAGTCGGAAATCCCCGTTGAACTCCGGGAGCGGAATCTCAGGTAACCGTGTCGCCGGTTTTGTGCACGCGAGCACGGGGTTTTGCGCTGCTTGACCGGTAGACCCTAACGTATCCTTCAGGTACGACAGATCGATTATATCAGCTCCCTTTGGGGCTAACTTCTCCGCCGCGACTTTGCAATAACTCACACAAGTCCGCACCTCGGCCAGTAACCCATCATCATACTCGGAAAGTTTATCGAGTTCACACAGGCCGTCCAACACGGCATCATCCTCAGCCCTAAGCTGTATTCATAACGCATCTAAATCACTGGCTAAACTAGTCACAGTCGGACCTAGCGCAGGCTCCGCCTCAAGCCGCAGTGCAAAATTATGCACAGTCTTAATCTGATTTATTACACTCGTCCGCCTAACCTTAGCGCGCTCCACCGCGCGTGCTTTACGCTCGGCGTCAGCGTCATCTCCGGCCATGACCGAATATATGGTACCCTGCTACCTTGTACACACCTGTCACCGCGCGTTTTAATCACGGCTTCGCGCAATGAAcgatatactaaattaaaatactactaTTTCTCCTACCAAAGCACTGTGCGCCCATACGCGAGCCACCCACGCGCCCCGGCACTTAACACAAACGCTGCTGAACCTCCCTACAAAGGCCAGAACCACGCTCTGCTACCAAAAATGTAAACGCCGTTACCGATCCTACGAGTTGGGGCGGTTGTCGGCAACGACTTGCGTAATGTGTTAAAAACTGGAGCGGGGACGGGTTACTCAATTTATGCTTAAACTCAAATGTGAGGGCGTAAACACgtttaatttgtgtaataaaatataaataattataaataagtaacgGGCGCCCAAAATAATCAACTTAAAAACTaagtacaaatacaaaatagctGGTgaacaatattactttttataaccAACCCACTGACACGTGGGGCAAAATAAAAGGGTCAACCTGGATACGGCTACTGCTGGCTCGACGACGATCCGCGGTGCCGACCGCTGGAGGTCCCTCGCCGGAACGGCGACGGCGGACAATTCTTCAGATCGTCGCTAACACGACGATGGACGTCGCTCGGGCTTTAACGCGGGTAGCGCGAATGCCAAGACGAATGGTAACGATGTACCTACTCCACTCGTGGGCTCTGCGTAAAAACACGCGCACTGCGTAAGTCGTGAATGAGAGCGGAGCTCGAAATTGTCGCGTGGTGTCGAACGTCGGACAGACAGGCGTGTTCACACGCGAACTTTATTATTCTACACGCTGTACAAACAGGTGCGTATCGCGACTGCGATTACAACGCAAAAAAAGGACGCACTTCGATAGTATCGCGAGGTATcgttactatatagtatataccgaCCGTGGCCGCTGCTCACAGCTTGGGATCACGGACACCTCGTGTTCACACGAGGTTTATGACACACACGGGAACGATAGCGCGGACGATGCGTCACGTTCAGCCGTTGGAAAAAGACAAAACTTCGCGACGGCCGATGGCCACCTCGCCGGCCGCTGACAACGGCGCGGTCACTATGGAGGGGGGAACATGTCGCGCGGAGCTTCGACATCGAACGCACTTGGGTCGTCCGTGCCTTTGGCGGCAAACCCGTTCCGCGTTCGAACAATATGATCGATGATTTGTAATCCTCATACTTTTTTTGATAAGGAGGGCTGGTTTTACCCAAGGTTTTTAGATTATAGAGGTTGCCTCATACGGAAATTTCCCAAAAAGTAGGAGTGGGAGAACTAGTCCGATGACGTCATTGTagtataaattgttaacatCGTATACTACAGTATACAATCTACAACTACagctattatttgttttgagtttactgtattaattatttaaatatttattttatttttactatatttccatttattttcattgtttgttCATTTCATaagtttatacttattatggAATCAAAGATATTAAAGCAGAAAGGAGGCTCATGTTGTGCTATTGCTACTTGCATAAATAACTAcagtaaatcaaaaaatgatgGAAAATCCAACATATCATTTCAcaggtacttaaaattattattaatgcattatattatatttcaatatttatattagtataatacatgTAAAGTGTaaagtgtatacctactatagacaAGGTCCAAAAAGACCGACActgtatattaatgaataataaaacagtcaagtaactgaaaataatatatattatttataatttaggtatttaggtatttattatatctattattatatgctgTTGGCGCCGACGCAGCTCCTACGAGTTCTGGCGGTTGGCCACGACGACTCGCGCCGGTATGGGAGAAGgtgattaatattatgatattaaaaaacactaaggtttaattataatataatgtgtcttATAATTtggattgaataataataatataaccttctACAAGTACGATTGTCAAAGACGTCTCTTCGATCAATCTACGGAGGTTTAAAACAATACTTAAGCCTATACGTAACAATAGGTGTacggaacaaaaataataatacaacagtataataacaaataataatatgcaacgaTACCACGACGGAGATGATGATATCGTGGATCCGTGATAAGCTCGAAAATGAGGCGACGGCGGATGATACGGCAACAACAGCTGTTGACGACAATCAcgaaggcggcggcggcggcagcgaaataattattttaaataacggaCACCGGACACGTTATAACTCCACTCCGATCAGTACGGACTAAGTACTTGATCAGCGGATTACAATATAACGGGTGATATGTATGATTATGTTTACAACTCACATGTGATAAACATAATACGAAGAGCTCAGCTCGGTGAACGACTCGTACACGCGGTAAATATGGTATTGTCTCAATAGCGACGAACTAGAGACAATTTCACAGCGGTCGAACGACTAAATAAATTCGAACACGGCGAGCACAAACGGCAGTTACATAAAGACGCACgacgaaatatatattaattacaaatatggaTAATTAATCCGAAAAACACATATCACGTGGACGCGGAATTAACACGGTGCGTACGGGCCGTTGGACATCGGCGCCGGTGGCGAACTTAGAGAGACGTACGTGCCGTACAGCAGGGAATCGACGTTCGCTGATGGCCACGGGCGGAGGGGGAACAAAAGTTCTAGATCACCTGACTTGTCGTACGTTATCGCGCGTACCTGCATGACATCTCGATTGGGAGTAAAGAGCGGCAGTTTGAacatatgcatttaaaatatattatgtttagatttCCAAAAGATCTAAACTATCGGAAAGAATGGGTTCAGAAATGCAAAAGAGGTGACCATTTTAATCCAGATACATCTTTTATTTGCTCTGATCACTTTAATGTTGATGCATTTGTTCGAGACTTAAAAGCAGAACTTTTAGGtagtatttctaaaaataaaactttgatataatatattttattctttgatgTATTTTTAGGATATAAATCTAAGAGTCGAAGACTTAAAAAGGATGCAATTCCTACGTTGAATTTACCAACTGACTTAGTTGAATCTGCATCAATCATTAGTCGTAGAAGTAGGAtggaaagaaaattaataaaagaggttaatattaaaatttatatttatgtattaattttgtcCCTGTGTATTACCACAGTCAAATACTTAAACagaaagttttatattattttacagggttttttttagtgtgcagtgaaattttttactttgtgcagtgtaaaaaaagaatttcaggatgatatattttattgtatattataaaacaataatttagtacttaaaaaaaaaaaaaaaaatgtttttattaaaattaaaaattgtttatgttattcATAATTAGCAACAGATGCTTGTGGTGGTGGTagacagttatataatataataaaaacagtgcattaatataaaatgatttatttggtataatatcatgatagAATCAGCATTATATGTTGTAACGTATCGTTTTTGACTTTctgagtacctatatggctatatgctgtcttatgaaagtaaaaaatgtagatagtaCAGTATATACAGTAGACAGTAGGTTAGTAGTTACTAGGTAGTATAGCCAGCACAGTTCACAGGGGCGGCTTCAGATACATGATTAGGGGGTGACCAagtcatgattttttttgtaattttgtttttaacagtatacagatatttgttaataattgttgtaggatcacaacaaaataatcaattcaGCTCTTAGTACATCCAGTACATCCAAAGTACTGTCTATACCAGATGATGATCTTACACAAGTTAACATTGAACTAGATTATGAGCAATCTTATATCAATCTACTTAAAGaatatgacatattaaaaaCTGATTACAGTGTACTGGAAAAAGAAATTGCGTCAATTAAAAAATCTGatattgacaataaaaaaattaatgaatcacTTCGTTTGAGTATAAAGGGTCTAACTAAAAATTTGAAAGAAACTAACTTGCTTTTAAAACAAACGCAGAAAACTACAACCAAACAAATCAAATTGCTCTCTTTAAATAAAAGTCAAACCATTGAAAATCAAGCCAAGAAATATTTGTCATCTATATTTTCTGCAAACCAGTTGAATTTATTAATGCGAAAAAAGAAAAGGGTCCATTGGACAAGAGTTGACATTTCAAAAGCCTTCACTCTTAGGTATTTTAGTAAAAGAGCATATGTCTATGTCAAAAATGAACTGCATTATCCTCTACctggtaaataattttttattttatactcattgAACCATTATActtagttaaaaaatgtttgtattaattttaaattgattttaggACTTTCTTCTCTTCAGAGGTGGGCCAAAAGCATAGAAATGAGGAATGGTGTTCTTCATGATGTACTAAATCTAATGAAACTCAATGGTGAAGTATTGAATAATTCTGAAAAGCTTACAGTATTAATGTTTGACGAAGTTAAAGTGTCTAGTGTCATGGAGTATGATGTCCTTCATGATGAAGTTGTTGGGCCTCATAACCAAATGCAGGTGATTATGGCTCGAGGACTAGCATCACAATGGAAACAGCCAATATATGTAGACTTCGATAAAAAAATGACCAAAGACATTCTCTTTGATATAATTGAAAGACTGGATCAAATTGGATATAAGGTTGTTTGTTGTACTAGTGACTGCGGTGGGGGAAATGTTGGTTTGTggaaatctttaaatattagttatgaaAATCCTATATTCTCAACCCCGAACGGAAGAGATATAGTATACATTCCAGATGCACCTCATATTCTTAAGCTTATCAGAAACTGGTTATTAGACACGGGTTTTCAAATTAATGAccaaattatcaacaaaaaaccattaGAGGCATTGGTAAGAAATATGTCTACAGAGCTTAGTGTTTGTCATAAACTAACTTCCGAACATTTAACCTGTGAT
This portion of the Acyrthosiphon pisum isolate AL4f chromosome A1, pea_aphid_22Mar2018_4r6ur, whole genome shotgun sequence genome encodes:
- the LOC103309148 gene encoding uncharacterized protein LOC103309148 gives rise to the protein MEVIDLEPTSTVDAVLAAVKKAILEASKGDAKVAAACGDISVTSMWKLTNGQQVAKVRVPRSAKPTEVSRVRVGWTNCRFRIRHPEATRCFKCHGFGHSQGRCSGPDMSDSCRKCGDKSHKEKECPSDKCVACDRAGLKQGPHRPGSAACGAKRAAESCAQTTAAMINLLQVT